The following are encoded in a window of Microcaecilia unicolor chromosome 14, aMicUni1.1, whole genome shotgun sequence genomic DNA:
- the LTB4R2 gene encoding leukotriene B4 receptor 2: MDTCMKTYENETLLTSPVSRISGTIFLLLSAILGLPGNAFIIWSILWKLRTKEKSVTCILILNLALADGTVLLLTPFFISFLTQSTWVFGQVICKLVYYICCLNMFASIFIITLMSLDRCLAVTRPYLAQTIRKKKVVLKIMLAIWVAAILLAIPAFAYREVVEQANIKRWICEPCHGTKSGAIFHYSFETTLSFVVPFTIIVVSYALTLAKLRVARFQQRARTEKLILAIILSFAVLWLPYHIVNIIQVASNLASGSRALSLEHAWKVSRAGASALTFISFSVNPLLYAFAAGDLLKAFGRDFIAKLLEGTASWDVNRKARSRRDLERDRVKRGSRMESLELQQNSEVKKNLNTQLPPIFQDLETA; encoded by the coding sequence ATGGACACCTGTATGAAGACATATGAGAACGAAACCCTCCTGACCTCTCCAGTCTCCCGCATCAGCGGCACCATCTTCCTACTGCTGTCTGCCATCCTCGGCCTCCCGGGGAATGCCTTCATCATCTGGAGCATTCTCTGGAAGCTGAGAACCAAGGAGAAGTCAGTGACTTGTATACTGATCCTCAACCTGGCCCTGGCAGATGGCACTGTGCTGCTTCTCACACCCTTTTTCATCTCTTTCCTCACCCAGAGCACCTGGGTCTTTGGACAGGTCATCTGCAAGTTGGTCTACTACATCTGTTGCCTCAACATGTTTGCCAGTATCTTCATCATCACCCTTATGagtcttgaccgctgcctggcaGTCACCCGGCCCTACCTGGCCCAGACCATTCGCAAGAAGAAGGTGGTCCTGAAGATTATGTTGGCCATTTGGGTTGCAGCCATTCTCTTGGCCATCCCAGCCTTCGCCTAtcgagaggtggtggaacaagCAAACATCAAGCGGTGGATCTGTGAGCCCTGCCATGGCACAAAGAGCGGTGCCATTTTCCACTACTCCTTTGAGACAACACTGTCCTTTGTAGTCCCCTTCACCATCATTGTGGTCAGCTATGCTCTCACCCTGGCTAAGCTAAGGGTTGCCAGGTTTCAACAGCGGGCACGAACAGAGAAGTTGATCTTGGCCATCATCCTATCATTTGCGGTGCTCTGGCTGCCATACCACATAGTTAACATCATCCAGGTTGCCTCCAACTTGGCGTCAGGCAGCCGGGCATTGAGTTTAGAGCATGCCTGGAAGGTCAGCCGTGCAGGTGCCAGTGCCCTGACCTTCATTAGCTTCAGTGTCAACCCCCTGCTCTATGCCTTTGCTGCAGGAGACCTCCTGAAGGCCTTCGGGAGGGACTTCATTGCCAAGCTGTTGGAGGGAACCGCTTCTTGGGATGTCAATCGCAAAGCAAGGTCCAGGAGGGATCTGGAAAGGGACCGGGTCAAGCGAGGGAGCAGAATGGAGTCCTTGGAGCTCCAGCAGAATAGTGAGGTAAAGAAGAACCTCAATACTCAGCTCCCACCCATTTTTCAGGACCTGGAAACTGCGTAA